A window from Longimicrobiales bacterium encodes these proteins:
- a CDS encoding M6 family metalloprotease domain-containing protein — MRRFAKERAIRPRPVRAGCRLRHLLAFAAVLPFALTASAHAQRSQPAPWSDIKPPAEIAGLADARPAAPLEFSRAWLRRTESVRIRRAKLLAAGELDGLAPDSAAALSAAVTGTLRVPVIPVRYLDVPQPFPHTVLAERLFGPSSGDTVSYSDYWREVSGGLLEVTGIVAPWVKLSGTASSYLSRSMYGWGSFGRIGDLRTEALTIADSMLDFGEFDNDGPDGIPNSGDDDGYVDFVAFLYATECKGDGRAGGIWPHRAAMEPFTTRDRTPSGERIRIADYVILPAHQPGSCQPLHIGVLAHETAHALGLPDLYDYDGSSQGIGAWGLMGTGAHAAPFSPAHPGAWAKEQLGWVRVDWLKPGESLALDPVVDARVVKRYDHGDGSYLLFENRQRKGSDRFIPGHGLLAWRIDPERAEIGAWNVDERRAAVRIVPADASITLVGGLGGSQSDTYPGASERSAFIAPVRGGFAISAIVEDDAGVITAKVAVGYAAPTVLLSQQGVRITARAGSVPITQRVGVSTEGGDVEWHARTRARWLRVSEQDSEIELRADPSGLKPGLYGDTVYIRDGERRQLAALPVSMYVASTGIGQTVATELPWSWGLAVGTGRILQASYGWDPLGMRPRPRMLTLREGDTHPSTLVRLPADALYAPVMHADGSAHVLARARGRNMLYRISSNGDAELVVEDVGGDPAYGLTELPDGDLLVAEWSGRLLRVNLATRQVTTYTELPARIYQIASDGTGIVYAASYDGNLLRIEPDGEYSVIPTGFGIGRFVALTATPDGTVFVAERGGSGRILRIDQRGQQHLVFRRPGAEFYGLALARDHFVYALDLAARELLRFPLDAGINTPALAAGN; from the coding sequence GTGCGCCGGTTCGCGAAGGAGCGAGCCATTCGACCGCGTCCCGTTCGGGCGGGCTGCAGGCTGCGTCATCTCCTGGCGTTTGCGGCAGTTCTGCCTTTCGCCCTCACTGCGAGCGCGCATGCGCAGCGCAGCCAGCCGGCTCCGTGGAGCGACATCAAGCCGCCCGCGGAGATCGCGGGCCTTGCGGACGCACGCCCGGCCGCCCCGCTCGAGTTCAGCCGTGCCTGGCTGCGACGGACGGAGAGCGTGCGCATCCGGCGCGCCAAGCTCCTGGCCGCCGGCGAGCTGGACGGTCTCGCACCCGATTCGGCTGCTGCCCTTTCGGCTGCGGTGACCGGCACGCTGCGGGTGCCCGTCATCCCCGTTCGCTACCTCGATGTCCCGCAGCCCTTCCCGCACACGGTGCTTGCGGAGCGCCTGTTCGGCCCGAGCAGCGGCGACACGGTGAGCTACAGCGACTACTGGCGCGAAGTCTCCGGCGGGCTGCTGGAGGTCACCGGCATCGTCGCTCCCTGGGTCAAGCTGAGCGGCACGGCGTCGAGCTATCTCTCCCGCAGCATGTACGGGTGGGGCAGCTTCGGACGCATCGGCGACCTGCGTACCGAGGCGTTGACGATTGCCGATTCGATGCTCGATTTCGGCGAGTTCGACAACGACGGCCCCGACGGGATTCCGAACTCCGGCGACGATGACGGCTACGTCGACTTCGTCGCGTTCCTGTACGCCACCGAGTGCAAGGGTGACGGCCGCGCCGGCGGCATCTGGCCGCACCGTGCGGCGATGGAGCCGTTCACCACGCGTGACCGCACTCCGTCCGGCGAGCGGATCCGGATCGCCGACTACGTGATCCTGCCGGCGCACCAGCCGGGCAGCTGCCAGCCGCTGCACATTGGCGTGCTCGCGCACGAGACGGCACACGCGCTCGGCCTGCCTGACCTGTATGACTACGACGGCTCCTCGCAGGGCATTGGCGCCTGGGGGCTCATGGGCACCGGTGCGCACGCTGCGCCCTTCTCACCGGCGCACCCGGGTGCGTGGGCCAAGGAGCAGCTCGGCTGGGTTCGTGTCGACTGGTTGAAGCCGGGCGAGTCGCTGGCGCTGGATCCGGTCGTCGACGCCCGTGTCGTGAAGCGGTACGACCACGGTGACGGCAGCTACCTGCTGTTCGAGAACCGCCAGCGGAAGGGTTCCGATCGCTTCATCCCCGGCCACGGGCTGCTCGCCTGGCGTATCGATCCCGAGCGTGCCGAGATCGGCGCCTGGAACGTCGATGAGCGACGCGCAGCCGTGCGCATCGTGCCTGCGGATGCATCGATCACGCTGGTCGGCGGCCTGGGTGGCTCACAGAGCGACACGTACCCCGGTGCCTCCGAGCGCAGCGCCTTCATTGCTCCGGTCCGTGGCGGTTTCGCGATCTCCGCCATCGTCGAAGACGACGCTGGTGTGATCACGGCCAAGGTGGCGGTCGGCTACGCGGCGCCCACGGTTCTTCTCTCGCAGCAAGGCGTGCGCATCACGGCGCGGGCCGGAAGCGTTCCGATCACGCAGCGGGTCGGTGTGAGCACGGAAGGCGGCGACGTCGAGTGGCATGCACGCACACGCGCCCGCTGGCTGCGCGTGAGTGAGCAGGACAGCGAGATCGAGTTGCGCGCCGACCCGTCCGGCCTGAAGCCCGGCCTGTATGGCGACACCGTCTACATCCGCGACGGCGAGCGTCGACAGCTCGCTGCACTTCCGGTGAGCATGTACGTGGCGAGCACCGGGATCGGGCAGACGGTCGCGACCGAGCTGCCCTGGAGCTGGGGGCTGGCTGTCGGCACGGGCAGAATCCTGCAGGCGAGTTACGGCTGGGATCCGCTCGGTATGCGCCCGCGCCCCCGCATGCTCACGCTGCGTGAGGGCGACACACACCCATCCACGCTCGTGCGCCTGCCCGCCGACGCGCTCTACGCACCCGTCATGCACGCCGATGGCAGCGCGCACGTGCTCGCACGCGCGCGCGGCCGCAACATGCTCTATCGCATCTCGTCGAACGGCGATGCAGAGCTGGTCGTCGAGGATGTCGGTGGGGACCCCGCGTACGGCCTGACGGAGCTGCCGGACGGTGATCTGCTCGTAGCCGAATGGAGCGGCCGGCTGCTGCGCGTGAATCTCGCGACACGACAGGTCACGACGTATACCGAGCTGCCCGCACGCATCTATCAGATCGCGAGCGACGGCACCGGCATCGTGTACGCCGCGAGCTACGACGGCAACCTGCTGCGCATCGAGCCGGACGGCGAGTACTCCGTGATTCCGACGGGATTCGGTATCGGCAGGTTCGTCGCTCTCACGGCGACGCCGGACGGAACGGTGTTCGTCGCGGAGCGCGGCGGCAGCGGGCGCATCCTGCGCATCGACCAGCGCGGGCAGCAGCACCTGGTGTTCCGCCGGCCGGGCGCGGAGTTCTATGGACTCGCGCTCGCCCGCGACCACTTCGTCTATGCGCTCGACCTGGCCGCTCGCGAGCTGCTGCGCTTTCCGCTCGATGCGGGGATCAACACGCCGGCGCTTGCGGCAGGAAACTGA
- a CDS encoding ferritin-like domain-containing protein, producing MARIPRLDRGVLSEENSSRREELIELLKQAYWMEMETVMSYIANSVNPDGLRAQEVIEALEEDIQEELGHAQQFAKRIKELWGVVPGSLEFKASQEFLQPPTVQTDIVHVIRGVIEAEKGAINHYSRIIEFCEELDYVTQDMVIAILGDEEAHLRLFEGFLRELEGEKKK from the coding sequence ATGGCCAGGATTCCCAGGCTCGATCGGGGCGTGCTGTCGGAGGAGAACAGCAGCCGGCGTGAGGAGCTCATCGAGCTGTTGAAGCAGGCGTACTGGATGGAGATGGAGACCGTGATGAGCTACATCGCGAACTCCGTCAATCCGGATGGTCTGCGTGCGCAGGAAGTGATCGAAGCGCTCGAGGAGGACATCCAGGAGGAGCTGGGGCACGCGCAGCAGTTTGCGAAGCGCATCAAGGAGCTGTGGGGTGTGGTGCCGGGCTCGCTGGAGTTCAAGGCGTCACAGGAGTTCCTTCAGCCGCCCACCGTGCAGACTGATATCGTGCATGTGATCAGGGGTGTGATCGAGGCGGAGAAGGGCGCGATCAATCATTACAGCCGCATTATCGAGTTCTGCGAGGAGCTCGACTACGTCACGCAGGACATGGTCATCGCGATCCTCGGCGACGAGGAGGCGCACCTGCGTCTGTTCGAGGGGTTCCTGCGCGAGCTGGAAGGCGAGAAGAAGAAGTAG
- a CDS encoding DUF3108 domain-containing protein: MKRIATFGVVALVALAGGADAQSARDVAALEPLPAASAVPFGPGEQATYQVKLGLFGDVGEGRLAVGKLDTVRGEETYHLQMHLKGGVLFAKVDTKYESWFDTDELISRRFHQDQHEVNYKRKRTFDFFPEEMRWEMSNGETGELPTDMPLDDLSFLFFVRTLPLEVGKEYRFNRYFQDDGNPVRLKVLRTETVKVPAGTFETIVVQPIIRSKGLFSEGGQAEVYFTNDSNRVLVMLKSKVKILKSLDLLLEEYTPGAPLQASTATASAALAGH, encoded by the coding sequence ATGAAGCGGATCGCAACCTTTGGAGTTGTGGCACTGGTCGCACTGGCGGGTGGCGCCGACGCACAGTCGGCGCGCGACGTCGCTGCGCTGGAGCCGCTGCCGGCTGCGTCCGCGGTGCCGTTCGGTCCGGGCGAGCAGGCGACGTACCAGGTCAAGCTCGGGCTGTTCGGCGACGTGGGTGAGGGGCGGCTCGCAGTCGGCAAGCTGGACACGGTGCGGGGCGAGGAGACGTACCACCTGCAGATGCACCTGAAGGGTGGTGTGCTGTTCGCGAAGGTCGACACGAAGTACGAGTCGTGGTTCGACACGGACGAGCTGATCTCGCGCCGGTTCCACCAGGACCAGCACGAGGTGAACTACAAGCGGAAGCGCACGTTCGACTTTTTCCCGGAGGAGATGCGCTGGGAGATGTCCAACGGCGAGACGGGCGAGCTGCCGACCGACATGCCGCTCGACGACCTGTCTTTCCTCTTCTTCGTGCGGACGCTGCCGCTCGAGGTGGGCAAGGAGTACCGGTTCAACCGCTACTTCCAGGACGACGGCAACCCGGTCCGGCTGAAGGTGCTGCGCACGGAGACCGTGAAGGTGCCGGCCGGCACGTTCGAGACGATCGTGGTGCAGCCGATCATCCGCTCCAAGGGTCTGTTCAGTGAGGGTGGCCAGGCGGAGGTGTACTTCACGAACGACAGCAATCGCGTGCTCGTGATGCTGAAGTCCAAGGTGAAGATCCTGAAGTCGCTGGACCTGCTGCTCGAGGAGTACACGCCGGGCGCACCGCTGCAGGCGTCGACGGCAACGGCATCTGCCGCACTGGCCGGCCATTGA
- a CDS encoding glycosyltransferase, whose translation MIYLCIPAHNEEQTVGVVLWKIRQVLTEFPRDYQILVADDASTDRTAEVLAPYARVLPLTLLRTRERRGYAASLELLLREAAARSPYPKRDTIVTLQADFTDEPEDIVPLVKRIEQGADIVGGTRASDRRPELLERWLLRWQQAMLRRIQWPENAGDPLSGFRAYRVSVITRALEEAGENRLLTWDGQAADAELLRVTAPHARRVECIDLVHRPDRRQRPTRTTTWERTRALRSFTRGRQPEQTIPLAALAPETVPPPRPLEVERARRSEAASSAPEPRRRNGRGRSSTRPGTARTERGGERKRERPDTEQRTTSPRSTGASATSRRRKRGGVTDSGPGSAPRQAKRGASPEDVAQDAEVAAPAAAAQGSEGTSSAEAGAEAPKKKRRRRRRKPASQRQGAQSPEQNAGGDAVEAGAGSAAQPEAEGGTDAVSQGITNGSADDGGTGAPKKRRRRGGRRGGRGRRRKSGAEAQGEATAEGSEPAGAGGAAEPAAVGGEPNGTH comes from the coding sequence TTGATTTACCTCTGCATCCCGGCGCACAACGAGGAGCAGACCGTAGGCGTGGTACTCTGGAAGATCCGCCAGGTCCTGACCGAGTTTCCCCGCGATTACCAGATCCTCGTCGCCGACGACGCCTCGACCGACCGTACCGCCGAAGTCCTTGCCCCCTACGCCCGCGTGCTGCCGCTGACGTTGCTGCGCACGCGCGAGCGCCGCGGATACGCAGCATCGCTGGAGCTGCTGCTGCGCGAGGCCGCCGCACGGTCACCCTACCCGAAGCGCGACACGATCGTCACGCTGCAGGCCGACTTCACCGACGAGCCGGAAGACATCGTTCCGCTGGTCAAGCGCATCGAGCAGGGTGCGGACATCGTCGGCGGCACGCGCGCCAGCGACCGTCGCCCGGAGCTGCTCGAGCGCTGGCTGCTGCGCTGGCAGCAGGCCATGCTGCGACGCATCCAGTGGCCCGAGAACGCCGGCGATCCGCTCTCCGGCTTCCGCGCCTATCGCGTCTCGGTCATCACGCGGGCCCTGGAGGAAGCGGGCGAGAACCGGCTCCTGACGTGGGACGGTCAGGCAGCGGATGCCGAGCTGCTGCGCGTGACCGCGCCGCACGCCCGGCGCGTCGAGTGCATCGACCTGGTGCACCGTCCCGACCGGCGTCAGCGGCCGACCCGCACGACGACCTGGGAGCGCACCAGGGCACTGCGCAGCTTCACGCGCGGCAGACAGCCGGAACAGACGATCCCGCTCGCTGCACTGGCGCCCGAGACCGTGCCGCCACCGCGACCGCTCGAGGTCGAGCGGGCGCGCCGCTCCGAGGCGGCGAGCAGCGCACCTGAGCCCCGGCGCCGGAACGGCCGCGGCCGCAGCAGCACGCGCCCCGGTACCGCCCGCACCGAGCGAGGTGGCGAGCGCAAGCGTGAGCGCCCGGACACAGAGCAGCGTACGACGTCGCCACGCAGCACCGGAGCCTCCGCCACGTCGCGCCGGCGCAAGCGCGGCGGCGTGACGGATTCCGGCCCGGGTTCGGCGCCTCGACAGGCGAAGCGGGGCGCCTCGCCAGAAGACGTCGCGCAGGATGCCGAAGTCGCGGCACCTGCCGCAGCAGCACAGGGTAGTGAAGGCACCTCGTCGGCGGAGGCGGGCGCAGAGGCGCCGAAGAAGAAGCGCCGTCGCCGCCGTCGCAAGCCGGCCAGTCAGCGCCAGGGGGCGCAATCGCCGGAGCAGAATGCGGGTGGAGATGCTGTCGAGGCGGGTGCCGGGAGCGCTGCTCAGCCGGAGGCCGAGGGGGGCACTGACGCTGTAAGTCAGGGTATAACAAACGGTTCCGCCGATGATGGCGGGACGGGCGCGCCGAAGAAGCGACGCCGGCGCGGAGGCCGCAGGGGCGGTCGCGGCCGGCGTCGGAAGAGCGGCGCAGAGGCCCAGGGCGAGGCGACGGCCGAGGGATCGGAACCGGCCGGAGCCGGCGGCGCGGCAGAACCTGCGGCCGTGGGCGGCGAGCCCAACGGAACTCATTGA
- a CDS encoding glycosyltransferase — MRVLHVDTAHDWGGGQNQVRLLVERLAAQGVEQLCICRAGSELDRRLRSESLPAEAVSMTSPVEFGRHIYARARDFDIVHAHDALALRASIIPARLRRRPLVATRRTMSRTGPRPWRRPQRVIAVSDAVAHRLRTVGVRPERIRVIPSAIDVDEVIGLPPASPTLRERLLIAPDAFVVGNVGPLLPVKHQVLIPRIAARLRNLHWVIIGEGSERPAILAAIKAHGVGPTVRLPGRLPDARRYLQELDAFIFPSVDEALGTSVLDAMARGVPVIAADSAGPAEILRPIHDLTGVSLFPPDDADAAAEHIVRIRDDPALRKRVIGLQNQRVRDFRIERLVESTLRVYHEVLAGR, encoded by the coding sequence ATGCGCGTTCTGCACGTGGACACGGCGCACGACTGGGGTGGCGGGCAGAACCAGGTCCGTCTCCTGGTGGAGCGGCTGGCTGCACAGGGCGTCGAGCAGCTCTGCATCTGCAGGGCGGGCAGCGAGCTGGACCGCAGGCTCCGCAGTGAGTCACTGCCCGCGGAAGCGGTGTCGATGACGAGTCCGGTGGAGTTCGGTCGCCACATCTATGCGCGTGCCAGGGACTTCGACATCGTGCACGCCCACGATGCGCTGGCGCTGCGCGCATCGATCATCCCTGCACGCCTGCGCAGGCGGCCTCTCGTCGCGACGCGCCGGACCATGTCGCGTACCGGGCCGCGCCCCTGGCGACGCCCGCAGCGCGTGATCGCCGTCTCCGATGCGGTCGCGCACCGGCTGCGAACCGTGGGCGTGCGGCCCGAGCGGATCCGCGTCATTCCATCGGCGATCGACGTCGACGAGGTGATCGGCCTGCCACCGGCATCGCCCACGCTGCGCGAACGGCTGCTGATCGCGCCGGACGCGTTCGTCGTGGGCAATGTCGGCCCGCTGCTGCCGGTGAAGCACCAGGTGCTCATCCCGCGCATTGCCGCACGGCTGCGCAACCTGCACTGGGTCATCATCGGTGAGGGGTCGGAGCGGCCGGCGATCCTGGCGGCGATCAAGGCGCATGGTGTGGGGCCGACCGTGCGACTGCCGGGTCGTCTGCCCGACGCACGCCGCTACCTGCAGGAGCTGGATGCATTCATCTTCCCGTCCGTCGACGAGGCGCTCGGCACGAGCGTGCTGGACGCGATGGCACGCGGCGTCCCGGTCATTGCCGCGGACAGTGCCGGCCCCGCGGAGATCCTGCGCCCGATCCACGATCTCACCGGCGTCTCGCTCTTCCCGCCCGACGATGCGGACGCCGCCGCAGAGCACATCGTGCGCATTCGCGACGATCCCGCACTCCGCAAGCGTGTGATCGGGCTGCAGAACCAGCGCGTGCGCGACTTCCGCATCGAGCGGCTCGTGGAATCGACACTGCGTGTCTATCACGAGGTGCTGGCCGGACGATGA
- a CDS encoding ABC transporter ATP-binding protein: MSTTSAAADLRLYRRLLGYLRPHMPLVVAGFFATLAFAALDAFSFVMLIPFLRTLFEPDQAVDYSEIGAEIGWLLENTIGQVVHTGLSRSDMLLRVNLFILAIFGLKNVFDFLQTYIVVRLEQSIVRDMRNAVYRHLIGLDLRFFGRTRGGQIVSRLISDVDQLRLLLTRNLFKLLTSTFQVIILVGSLLLISVRLTLIALVVLPLLFGVWGRLLRRLKRGDRTVLNLAGEVTAHLQETTGGVRQVKAAAAEHYEAERFRDLTQRYFKAHVRNERVRALASPLSEMIGAIGTVLLLWYGARMVLIEGAIDAATFIGFLALSMKMYQPAKWLSKFPSLVGPGVVGTERVFEFLDTPVEMTDAADARPFTGVRDSVRFDDVGFSYAGSDMVLRDISFEAKAGQVVALVGPSGAGKTTLVDLVARFYDPTEGVITIDGVDLRDYGIRSFRERLGIVTQESFLFHDTVRANIAYALTDSTQEQVEAAARAANAHDFIMQLPEGYETILGERGTRLSGGQRQRIAIARAILRDPPILILDEATSALDSESERLVQQAIEQLLEGRTVFVIAHRLSTVRHADQILVMREGQIVQRGTHDELLAEGGLYAHLHRLQFRDDEAPAGVP; encoded by the coding sequence ATGTCGACCACCTCCGCCGCCGCGGACCTGCGGCTGTACCGGCGCCTGCTCGGGTACCTGCGGCCGCACATGCCGCTGGTCGTTGCCGGGTTCTTCGCCACGCTCGCCTTCGCGGCGCTGGACGCGTTCAGCTTCGTGATGCTGATCCCGTTCCTGCGCACGCTGTTCGAGCCGGACCAGGCGGTCGACTACAGCGAGATCGGGGCGGAGATCGGCTGGCTGCTGGAGAACACGATCGGCCAGGTCGTGCACACCGGCCTTTCGCGCAGCGACATGCTCCTGCGCGTGAACCTGTTCATCCTGGCGATCTTCGGGCTCAAGAACGTATTCGACTTCCTGCAGACGTACATCGTGGTGCGGCTGGAGCAGTCGATCGTGCGCGACATGCGCAATGCCGTGTACCGCCACCTGATCGGCCTCGACCTGCGCTTTTTCGGCCGCACACGCGGCGGCCAGATCGTGTCGCGGCTGATCAGCGACGTCGATCAGCTCAGGCTGCTGCTGACGCGGAACCTGTTCAAGCTGCTGACGTCCACCTTCCAGGTGATCATCCTGGTGGGCTCGCTGCTGCTGATCTCGGTTCGCCTCACACTGATCGCGCTGGTCGTGCTGCCGCTGCTGTTCGGTGTCTGGGGGCGCCTGCTGCGGCGGCTCAAGCGCGGCGACCGGACGGTGCTGAACCTGGCGGGGGAGGTAACCGCACACCTGCAGGAAACGACAGGCGGTGTGCGCCAGGTCAAGGCGGCAGCGGCGGAGCATTACGAGGCCGAGCGGTTCCGCGACCTGACACAGCGCTACTTCAAGGCGCACGTACGCAACGAGCGGGTGCGCGCCCTCGCGAGCCCGCTCTCCGAGATGATCGGCGCTATCGGCACGGTGCTGCTGCTCTGGTACGGTGCGCGTATGGTGCTGATCGAGGGCGCCATCGATGCCGCCACGTTCATCGGCTTTCTCGCGCTCTCGATGAAGATGTACCAGCCGGCCAAGTGGCTGTCGAAGTTCCCGTCGCTGGTCGGGCCGGGTGTCGTCGGGACGGAACGCGTCTTCGAGTTCCTGGACACGCCGGTCGAGATGACGGACGCTGCCGATGCGCGGCCGTTCACCGGTGTGCGCGATTCGGTGCGTTTCGACGATGTCGGCTTCTCGTACGCCGGCAGCGACATGGTGCTGCGCGACATCAGCTTCGAAGCGAAGGCGGGCCAGGTCGTTGCACTCGTCGGGCCGAGCGGTGCGGGCAAGACCACGCTCGTCGATCTCGTTGCGCGCTTCTACGATCCGACGGAGGGCGTGATCACGATCGACGGCGTCGATCTGCGCGACTACGGCATCCGCTCCTTCCGCGAGCGGCTCGGCATCGTGACGCAGGAGAGCTTCCTGTTCCACGACACGGTGCGCGCCAACATCGCCTATGCCCTGACAGACTCGACACAGGAGCAGGTCGAGGCGGCCGCGCGCGCCGCCAACGCGCACGACTTCATCATGCAGCTGCCCGAGGGCTACGAAACGATTCTCGGGGAGCGTGGCACACGCCTTTCCGGGGGCCAGCGGCAGCGGATCGCGATCGCGCGTGCGATCCTGCGTGATCCGCCGATCCTGATCCTGGACGAGGCGACGTCCGCACTCGATTCCGAATCGGAGCGGCTCGTGCAGCAGGCCATCGAGCAGCTTCTCGAAGGGCGCACCGTGTTCGTGATTGCGCACCGTCTGTCCACCGTGCGGCATGCCGACCAGATCCTGGTGATGCGGGAGGGGCAGATTGTGCAGCGCGGCACGCACGACGAGCTGCTGGCAGAGGGCGGGCTGTATGCGCACCTGCACCGGCTTCAGTTCCGTGACGACGAGGCACCGGCGGGAGTGCCCTGA
- a CDS encoding glycosyltransferase family 9 protein, with translation MAERLRLDAPPREIAIVMLSALGDAVHVLPVVTALKRAWPDTRITWVIQPVPHRLAMHHPGVDEFILFRRRRGADAWRSYAELRSALAGRRFDLVLNLQVYMKAGLITGMMPSDVKVGFDRRRARDLNWLFTTHRVPPRPLGHVQDAYFEFLEYIGVEPHPADWNIAFSAQERSAQQDFFAGIDQPVCALVVGTSKPQKNWLPERYAQVIDALTHDHGMRCVLVGGPSPIEREAAAGIGELVRSPVVDALGDDVGRMMWLLDGSDLVISPDTGPLHIARALERPVVGLYGYTNPKRYGPYRMFEDLVVDGYARHPGEAYEPTMEYRPDGMQRVSVEDVLEKAALALARYVPHQRGSAG, from the coding sequence ATGGCTGAGCGCCTGCGCCTGGACGCGCCGCCCCGCGAGATCGCGATCGTCATGCTCTCCGCGCTCGGTGATGCGGTGCACGTGCTGCCGGTGGTGACCGCATTGAAGCGCGCCTGGCCGGACACCCGCATCACCTGGGTCATCCAGCCCGTGCCGCACCGCCTGGCCATGCATCATCCGGGTGTCGACGAATTCATCCTGTTCCGCCGTCGCCGGGGCGCGGATGCGTGGCGCTCGTACGCGGAGCTGCGCAGTGCGCTCGCGGGACGTCGGTTCGATCTCGTGCTCAACCTGCAGGTCTACATGAAGGCCGGCCTGATCACGGGCATGATGCCGTCCGATGTGAAGGTCGGCTTCGACCGCAGGCGCGCGCGCGACCTGAACTGGCTGTTCACGACGCACCGCGTTCCGCCGCGCCCGCTCGGCCACGTGCAGGATGCGTATTTCGAGTTTCTCGAGTACATCGGTGTCGAGCCGCATCCCGCCGACTGGAACATCGCGTTCAGCGCACAGGAGCGCTCGGCACAGCAGGATTTCTTCGCCGGCATCGACCAGCCCGTGTGCGCACTCGTCGTCGGTACCAGCAAGCCGCAGAAGAACTGGCTGCCGGAGCGGTACGCGCAGGTGATCGACGCACTGACGCACGATCACGGCATGCGCTGCGTGCTCGTGGGTGGACCGAGCCCGATCGAGCGGGAAGCCGCCGCCGGGATCGGCGAGCTGGTGCGCTCCCCGGTCGTGGATGCACTGGGCGACGACGTGGGCCGGATGATGTGGCTGCTCGATGGTTCGGACCTGGTCATCAGTCCGGACACGGGACCGCTGCACATCGCGCGGGCGCTCGAGCGCCCGGTGGTCGGGCTCTACGGCTACACGAACCCGAAGCGCTACGGCCCCTACCGCATGTTCGAGGACCTGGTCGTGGACGGCTATGCGCGCCATCCCGGCGAGGCGTACGAGCCGACGATGGAGTACCGGCCGGACGGGATGCAGCGGGTGAGCGTCGAGGACGTGCTCGAGAAGGCGGCGCTCGCCCTCGCGCGGTACGTACCGCACCAGCGCGGCTCAGCGGGGTAG
- a CDS encoding lipopolysaccharide kinase InaA family protein — MQLPAGYRELDVGGAALVARADAFERARHAMIEHGTLYEWAANQPGVRALHGRGETRVVPLETGAWVVRHAFRGGAVARLLGDRYLRSGEPRPYAELRVSHGLRQHNIETPAVVAFAVYPDGMFYRADIVTEYIPDSVDLATLTFGEHRAPPGHRVAAWRAAGALLRRTFNAGLLHPDLNLGNILIAGDPESPRAWMIDLDRARLGGDMTAGRRVAMQRRMNRSREKLEAKFGQAVGRMELIAFGEALHG, encoded by the coding sequence ATGCAACTTCCGGCCGGATACCGTGAGCTGGATGTCGGTGGTGCTGCACTGGTAGCGCGGGCGGACGCCTTCGAGCGCGCGCGCCACGCAATGATCGAGCACGGTACGCTGTACGAGTGGGCGGCAAACCAGCCCGGCGTGCGGGCACTGCACGGACGAGGTGAAACGCGGGTCGTCCCGCTGGAGACCGGTGCCTGGGTGGTGCGCCACGCATTTCGGGGCGGTGCCGTCGCCCGCCTGCTCGGCGACAGGTACCTGCGCAGCGGCGAGCCGCGCCCGTACGCGGAGCTGCGCGTGAGCCACGGCCTGCGTCAGCACAACATCGAGACGCCGGCGGTCGTCGCCTTCGCGGTCTACCCGGACGGCATGTTCTACCGCGCGGACATCGTCACGGAATACATCCCGGATTCGGTCGACCTCGCGACATTGACGTTCGGCGAGCATCGGGCGCCGCCCGGGCATCGTGTGGCCGCGTGGCGTGCCGCCGGTGCCCTGCTGCGGCGCACGTTCAACGCGGGGTTGCTGCACCCCGACCTGAATCTTGGCAACATCCTGATTGCCGGTGATCCGGAATCGCCACGCGCGTGGATGATCGACCTGGACCGGGCCCGCCTGGGTGGTGACATGACGGCGGGGCGTCGCGTCGCGATGCAGCGACGGATGAACCGATCGCGCGAGAAGCTGGAGGCGAAATTCGGCCAGGCCGTGGGCCGCATGGAGCTGATCGCGTTCGGGGAAGCGCTCCATGGGTGA